In one window of Hymenobacter nivis DNA:
- a CDS encoding transposase yields the protein MQFCEVAQHLNDAVKPASNEPRVQGFFREVDLDYLVLARLLVRFLPVQSKLRLYLDRTEWAAGQCRVNILPVAVGQDAFQVPLYWELPDNRSGNSNAAQRSAVREVCRAVPGHERVGLVLGDRAFVGHAWFKWLQDSGLNFVMRLPRHHLLPDAHDQRQAIADLKLAIGQVRHFAQRQVDGIWGQVWVKALAGGDFLFLFGTAGLPDLGQLYARRWTIEQCIQNLKGRDFQLENSHLRCRHELRKLLALVTFTYAFCLSVGQAADQRTPIARKNHGYRATSLARNGLSILRQTTRPATGTRHKLVRLVEALLDWMVRQLTNFQTPVKIVG from the coding sequence GTGCAGTTTTGCGAAGTGGCCCAGCACCTGAACGACGCCGTCAAGCCCGCCTCGAACGAACCCCGGGTTCAGGGCTTTTTTCGGGAGGTTGACCTGGACTACCTGGTGTTGGCCCGCTTGCTAGTCAGATTTTTACCAGTCCAGAGCAAGCTCCGCCTGTACCTGGACCGGACGGAGTGGGCTGCCGGCCAGTGCCGGGTCAATATTTTGCCCGTGGCCGTGGGCCAGGACGCGTTTCAGGTGCCGCTCTACTGGGAGTTGCCCGACAACCGCAGCGGCAACTCCAATGCCGCCCAACGCAGCGCCGTGCGCGAAGTCTGCCGGGCCGTGCCGGGCCACGAGCGGGTCGGCCTGGTGCTGGGGGACCGGGCGTTCGTGGGCCATGCTTGGTTCAAGTGGCTCCAAGACAGCGGGCTGAATTTTGTCATGCGCCTGCCCCGGCATCACCTGCTGCCCGATGCCCACGACCAGCGCCAGGCCATTGCCGACCTGAAGCTGGCCATTGGGCAGGTGCGCCACTTTGCCCAGCGGCAGGTCGACGGCATCTGGGGACAGGTCTGGGTCAAAGCGTTGGCCGGGGGCGACTTCCTCTTCCTCTTTGGCACCGCCGGCTTGCCCGACCTGGGACAACTCTACGCCCGGCGCTGGACCATTGAGCAGTGCATTCAGAACCTGAAAGGGCGCGACTTTCAACTGGAAAACAGCCACTTGCGCTGCCGCCACGAGCTGCGTAAGCTCCTGGCCCTGGTCACATTCACCTACGCCTTTTGTTTGAGTGTGGGCCAAGCCGCCGACCAGCGCACGCCCATCGCCCGCAAAAACCACGGCTATCGGGCCACGAGTCTGGCGCGCAATGGCCTAAGCATCTTGCGTCAAACCACCCGCCCAGCCACTGGTACCCGGCACAAACTGGTCCGATTAGTTGAAGCCTTATTAGATTGGATGGTGCGACAACTGACTAATTTTCAAACGCCTGTGAAAATAGTAGGATAG
- a CDS encoding YetF domain-containing protein translates to MEDGRVHMENFRQLRLTQKKLFGELRQHQVEHLGQVRSYMETTGNLSIYFHPETEPVRPGLPTWPERFRHLQRRAGAPGLHACCRCGHVHTLAKGDQVPCPTC, encoded by the coding sequence GTGGAGGACGGCCGGGTGCACATGGAAAACTTCCGCCAGCTGCGCCTCACCCAAAAGAAGCTGTTCGGGGAGCTCCGCCAGCACCAGGTAGAGCACCTAGGCCAGGTGCGCTCCTATATGGAAACCACCGGCAACTTGAGCATCTACTTCCACCCCGAAACCGAGCCCGTACGCCCCGGCTTGCCCACCTGGCCCGAGCGGTTCCGGCACCTCCAACGCCGCGCCGGGGCGCCGGGGCTCCACGCCTGCTGCCGCTGCGGCCACGTGCACACCCTGGCCAAGGGCGACCAGGTACCGTGCCCCACCTGCTAA
- the serA gene encoding phosphoglycerate dehydrogenase, with product MPDPAAPLPYLVFDFDSTFTQVEGLDELAAIALAGQADQAGRVAQIRALTDQGMAGEIGFQESLARRLALLGAHERHLGPLVARLKTRVSESIRRNGDFFRQHAERIYVVSSGFREFIEPVVAEFGIEASHVLANTFTFDAEGNITGCDAANVLSRDGGKIRQLVLLDLEGPVYVVGDGYTDYQIREAGLAHRFYAYTENVVRPTVVARADEVLPTFDEFLYQLKLPMTLSYPKNRIKVLLLENPDARAAELFRAEGYQVDEVKGALDEAELIARIEGVSLLGIRSKTQVTQRVLDAANRLIGIGAFCIGTNQIDLAGAMKKGVAVFNAPFSNTRSVVELALGEIIMLARRIPVKNPKMHAGEWDKSAGGSFEIRGKTLGIIGYGNIGSQLSVVAEAVGMKVLYYDVAEKLQLGNAVKCKTLEELLPLADVVTLHIDGRTENQDFFGAPQFALMKPGALFLNNARGHVVDVPALAAALRSGYLGGAAVDVFPHEPKTNAEAFENELRGLPNVLLTPHIGGSTAEAQRNIAEFVPERLMEYTNTGNTQQSVNFPNIQLPTQQAHRLIHIHANVPGVLANINNVLAQHHVNILGQYLKTNEHIGYVITDIDKEYDQDVIQALRAVEHTIKFRVLY from the coding sequence ATGCCCGACCCCGCCGCCCCCCTGCCCTACCTCGTTTTCGACTTCGACTCCACCTTCACGCAAGTGGAAGGCTTGGATGAGCTGGCCGCCATTGCCCTCGCCGGCCAGGCTGACCAGGCCGGGCGGGTGGCCCAGATCAGGGCCCTGACGGACCAGGGGATGGCGGGCGAAATCGGGTTTCAGGAGTCGCTGGCCCGGCGGCTGGCACTGCTGGGGGCCCACGAGCGGCATTTGGGGCCCCTGGTGGCGCGGCTCAAAACCAGGGTCAGCGAGAGCATCCGGCGCAACGGCGACTTCTTCCGGCAGCACGCCGAGCGCATCTACGTGGTGAGCAGCGGGTTTCGGGAGTTTATCGAGCCGGTGGTAGCCGAGTTTGGCATTGAAGCCAGTCATGTGCTGGCCAACACGTTCACGTTTGACGCCGAAGGCAACATTACCGGCTGCGACGCGGCCAACGTGCTCAGCCGCGACGGCGGCAAGATTCGCCAGCTCGTGCTGCTCGACCTGGAGGGGCCCGTGTACGTGGTGGGCGACGGCTACACCGACTACCAGATTCGGGAGGCCGGGCTGGCCCACCGCTTCTACGCCTACACCGAAAACGTGGTGCGCCCTACCGTGGTAGCCCGCGCCGACGAAGTATTGCCCACTTTTGACGAGTTTTTGTATCAGCTGAAATTACCGATGACCCTTTCGTACCCCAAGAACCGCATCAAGGTCCTGCTCCTCGAAAACCCCGACGCCCGCGCCGCCGAGCTCTTCCGCGCCGAAGGCTACCAGGTAGACGAAGTGAAGGGGGCCCTGGACGAGGCCGAACTCATTGCCCGCATCGAAGGCGTGAGCCTGCTGGGCATCCGCTCCAAAACGCAGGTGACCCAGCGCGTGCTCGACGCCGCCAACCGCCTCATCGGCATCGGCGCCTTTTGCATCGGCACCAACCAGATTGACCTGGCCGGGGCCATGAAAAAGGGCGTGGCCGTGTTCAACGCACCCTTCAGCAACACCCGCTCGGTAGTGGAGCTGGCGCTGGGCGAAATCATTATGCTGGCCCGCCGCATCCCGGTCAAAAACCCAAAAATGCACGCCGGCGAGTGGGACAAGTCGGCCGGTGGCTCGTTTGAGATTCGGGGCAAGACGCTGGGCATCATCGGCTACGGTAATATTGGCTCGCAGCTCTCAGTGGTGGCCGAGGCCGTGGGTATGAAGGTGCTATACTACGACGTAGCCGAAAAGCTCCAGCTCGGCAACGCCGTGAAGTGCAAAACCCTAGAAGAACTGCTGCCCCTGGCCGACGTAGTGACACTACACATCGACGGCCGCACCGAGAACCAAGACTTTTTTGGGGCCCCGCAGTTTGCCCTGATGAAGCCGGGGGCCCTGTTCCTCAACAACGCCCGCGGCCACGTGGTGGACGTGCCCGCCCTGGCCGCCGCCCTGCGCAGCGGCTACCTCGGCGGCGCGGCGGTGGACGTATTTCCGCACGAGCCCAAAACCAACGCCGAGGCCTTCGAGAACGAGCTGCGCGGCCTGCCCAACGTGCTGCTCACGCCCCACATCGGCGGCAGCACGGCCGAGGCCCAGCGCAACATCGCCGAGTTCGTGCCCGAGCGCCTCATGGAGTACACCAACACCGGCAACACCCAGCAGAGCGTCAATTTTCCCAATATCCAGCTGCCTACGCAGCAGGCCCATCGCCTTATTCACATCCACGCCAACGTACCCGGCGTGCTGGCAAACATCAACAACGTACTGGCTCAGCACCACGTCAACATCCTGGGCCAGTACCTGAAAACCAACGAGCACATCGGCTACGTGATAACCGACATCGATAAGGAGTACGACCAGGACGTGATTCAGGCCCTGCGGGCCGTGGAGCACACCATCAAGTTCCGGGTGCTGTACTAG
- a CDS encoding NAD-dependent epimerase/dehydratase family protein yields MKSPKKTAPKRVLVTGGTGKLGKVCVADLQAHGYDVFVVDVVAPEKGIPHIIADLSDFGQTLDALSSTGKEIHAGVGNQAFDAIVHLAAFPTPRQYPDAHLFQNNIMGTYNVFEAARRLGIRNVIWASSETTLGEPFDGAEPYAPVDEDYPLRAKSAYALAKVLMEDMARQFCLQTPDMKLVGLRFSNVMEPADYAKFPAYDDDPEERKWNMWAYIDARDGSQAIRKAVEWQATGMHAFIIANADTVMSKSSTELMKNFLPHVPVRKELGEHETLLSIEKARRVLGYEPEFSWREEKSR; encoded by the coding sequence ATGAAATCACCCAAGAAAACCGCCCCCAAGCGCGTGCTCGTAACCGGCGGCACCGGCAAGCTAGGCAAGGTCTGCGTGGCCGACCTGCAAGCCCACGGCTACGACGTGTTCGTCGTGGATGTCGTGGCCCCCGAAAAAGGCATCCCGCACATCATTGCCGACCTTAGTGACTTCGGCCAGACGCTCGATGCGCTGTCTTCCACGGGCAAGGAAATCCACGCCGGCGTGGGCAACCAGGCCTTTGATGCGATTGTGCACCTGGCGGCCTTCCCCACCCCGCGCCAGTACCCCGATGCGCACCTGTTCCAGAACAATATCATGGGCACCTACAACGTGTTCGAGGCAGCGCGGCGGTTGGGTATTCGCAACGTTATCTGGGCCAGCAGCGAAACCACACTGGGCGAACCCTTCGACGGCGCCGAGCCTTACGCGCCCGTGGACGAGGACTACCCGCTACGCGCCAAGAGCGCCTACGCCCTGGCCAAGGTGCTGATGGAGGATATGGCCCGCCAGTTCTGCCTCCAAACGCCGGATATGAAACTCGTCGGCCTGCGCTTCAGCAACGTGATGGAGCCCGCCGACTACGCCAAGTTCCCGGCCTACGACGACGACCCCGAGGAGCGCAAGTGGAACATGTGGGCCTACATCGACGCCCGCGACGGCTCGCAGGCCATCCGTAAGGCCGTGGAGTGGCAGGCCACCGGCATGCACGCCTTCATCATTGCCAACGCCGACACGGTGATGTCGAAATCCTCCACCGAGTTAATGAAGAACTTCCTGCCCCACGTGCCGGTGCGCAAGGAGCTGGGCGAGCACGAAACACTGCTTTCGATTGAGAAAGCCCGCCGCGTGCTGGGCTACGAGCCCGAGTTCAGCTGGCGCGAGGAGAAGTCACGGTAA
- a CDS encoding transglutaminase-like domain-containing protein, with protein sequence MKPFFLAATALLLSAAAPTPTAPTAALRSRTFLLTCQATVPVPAAGTRALEVWMPVPHADKSQDVADLKIEAPGPYTVEKDAYGNQMLHLRPAAVPTAPLVVTLTARITRREHLNLRATDDHATAETEARDPNLARWLAPDRLVPLDFKIKAQAQEVVDKAHATTPLAQARAIYEHVVSTVTYDKTGQGWGRGDIYYACDARRGNCTDFHAIVIGYCRALGIPARFSIGLPLPAGHGQGEIKGYHCWAEFFTKETGWMPVDASEAAKDPSKRAYFFGAHDENRVEFTRGRDLALVPKQAGLPLNYFVYPYAEADGQPLEVARTYTFVDVAP encoded by the coding sequence ATGAAGCCTTTTTTTCTCGCTGCCACCGCGCTGCTGCTGAGCGCCGCCGCTCCTACCCCCACCGCGCCCACGGCCGCATTGCGCAGCCGCACGTTTTTGCTCACGTGCCAGGCCACGGTGCCCGTACCGGCCGCCGGTACTAGGGCCCTGGAGGTGTGGATGCCCGTGCCCCACGCCGACAAAAGCCAGGACGTGGCCGACCTGAAAATTGAGGCCCCGGGGCCCTACACCGTCGAGAAGGACGCCTACGGCAATCAAATGCTGCACCTGCGGCCCGCCGCCGTGCCCACCGCGCCGCTGGTCGTCACGCTCACGGCCCGCATTACGCGCCGCGAGCACCTGAACCTGCGCGCCACCGACGACCACGCCACCGCCGAAACGGAGGCCCGCGACCCCAACCTGGCCCGCTGGCTGGCCCCCGACCGCCTCGTGCCACTTGACTTCAAAATAAAGGCCCAGGCCCAGGAAGTGGTGGATAAAGCCCACGCCACCACACCCTTGGCCCAGGCCCGCGCCATCTATGAGCACGTGGTGAGCACCGTGACCTACGACAAAACCGGCCAGGGCTGGGGCCGCGGCGATATCTACTACGCCTGCGACGCGCGGCGCGGCAACTGCACTGATTTCCACGCCATCGTCATCGGATACTGCCGGGCGCTGGGCATCCCGGCGCGCTTCAGCATCGGGCTGCCGCTGCCGGCCGGGCACGGCCAGGGTGAAATCAAGGGCTACCACTGCTGGGCCGAGTTCTTCACCAAGGAAACCGGCTGGATGCCCGTCGATGCCTCTGAGGCGGCCAAAGACCCCAGCAAGCGCGCCTACTTCTTTGGGGCCCACGACGAAAACCGCGTTGAGTTCACCCGCGGCCGCGACCTGGCCTTGGTACCCAAGCAGGCTGGACTGCCCCTTAACTACTTCGTATACCCCTATGCCGAGGCCGACGGCCAGCCGCTCGAAGTGGCCCGCACTTACACCTTTGTCGACGTAGCGCCCTAA
- a CDS encoding FG-GAP repeat domain-containing protein, which translates to MLTDYNGDGYLDMLLGNKAGTTVLYTQSAANSVKFKLLNTLTDDKGTNISTPSAALVITDIDGNGFFDLYVGNANGTLLRYEQTQPAPLPVTLTAFTGQATARANVLRWATASEKNSARFVIERAVGAEFVAVGSVAAAGSSSALSYEFADATGLAAGTAYYRLRQEDPDGTVAYSPVVAIVRAAGALGPPVATACPSPFAETLSVALPGAVGAVAATAALLTTAGSPSTARPRR; encoded by the coding sequence TTGCTGACCGATTACAACGGCGACGGCTACCTCGACATGCTGCTCGGCAACAAGGCCGGTACCACTGTCCTCTACACGCAGTCTGCGGCCAATTCCGTGAAATTCAAGTTGCTGAATACCCTCACAGACGACAAAGGCACCAACATCAGTACGCCCAGCGCGGCCCTGGTCATTACCGATATCGACGGCAACGGCTTTTTCGACCTGTACGTGGGCAACGCCAACGGCACCTTGCTCCGCTACGAGCAAACGCAGCCGGCGCCGCTGCCCGTTACGCTCACGGCCTTTACCGGCCAAGCCACGGCCCGTGCCAACGTGCTGCGCTGGGCCACTGCTTCGGAAAAAAACAGCGCCCGCTTCGTAATTGAGCGTGCCGTGGGCGCCGAGTTCGTCGCCGTGGGCAGCGTAGCCGCCGCTGGCAGCAGCAGCGCCCTCAGCTACGAGTTTGCCGACGCTACCGGCCTGGCTGCCGGCACCGCCTACTACCGCCTGCGCCAGGAAGACCCGGACGGCACCGTGGCCTACTCGCCCGTGGTAGCCATCGTGCGGGCTGCCGGGGCCCTGGGGCCCCCCGTGGCCACCGCCTGCCCCTCGCCCTTCGCCGAAACCCTGTCGGTGGCCCTGCCCGGCGCGGTAGGGGCCGTGGCGGCCACGGCGGCGCTGCTCACCACCGCTGGCAGCCCATCCACCGCCAGGCCTCGCCGCTGA